AACACAGGTTATGGCTATATACAACATGAACCATTAGAAGCCGCACCTGAAGTATATAAAGTAAAAACGTTTACAGAGAAACCGAATAAGGAACTGGCGCAAACCTTTATAGACAGCGGTGACTTTTTATGGAATGCCGGCATATTTGTGTGGCAGGTAAAACGGATCATGGATGCCTTTCATCATCACCTACCTGAAATGTATGAGCTTTTTGCAGCGGAAGCACATAAGTTCAACACCGAAGAAGAAAACGAATTGATCAATACCATTTATCCACAATGTACCAGCATATCCATTGATTTTGGTATAATGGAAAAGGCACGCAATGTATTTGTGATCCCTGCATCGTTTGGCTGGAGTGACTTAGGTACATGGAATAGTGCCTGGGAAAATATGGAAAAAGATTATTTAGGTAATGCTGTAGCCGGTAAAAGAGTAATGGTTATTGATGCCACTCGCTGCGTAGTACATACATCTGACGAAAAGCTGGTGATCTTACAAGGACTTGATGACTTCATAATAGTAGATACAAAAGATGCGCTATTGATCTGCCAGAAAGAAAAAGAACAAGACATTAAAGAATATGTGGCGGATGTAAAGCGAAATATTGGGGATCAGTATTTGTGAGGTGAAAGAAAGGTTCACAATCGACAGACGACAGTCCACAGGAAGAAAGTCATTAGTCAGTAAGTCATTGGGAAATTAGAGAAGATGAATAATGAGTGAAGAATAATGAATAACCGTGAGGCGACAAGCATGAGCGCGTTTTACGAGATATGAGGGCATATAATTAATTTAGATGTAAAGAGGATGTTTGATACATCCTCTTTACAAATCAACATCCTGGCTTATGAACTTTAATAACATCTTATTCCTAGATATTGAAACGGTTTCGCAATACGAAACGTACAATCACTTACCTGAAGACTGGCGTGAATTGTGGGATTTGAAAGCGGGTTTATTACTAAG
This genomic interval from Flavisolibacter tropicus contains the following:
- a CDS encoding mannose-1-phosphate guanylyltransferase; its protein translation is MTEQLTKHNQHTYVAIMAGGIGSRFWPVSRMNYPKQFLDILGTGRTLIQQTFLRFAKFVPKENIFVVTSNEYVDLVKEQLSEIPTENIIGEPFRKNTAPCVAYISTKLLQKDPEASLIVAPSDHLILEEQTFLDVCAKALDFVNHFNALVTIGVQPTYPNTGYGYIQHEPLEAAPEVYKVKTFTEKPNKELAQTFIDSGDFLWNAGIFVWQVKRIMDAFHHHLPEMYELFAAEAHKFNTEEENELINTIYPQCTSISIDFGIMEKARNVFVIPASFGWSDLGTWNSAWENMEKDYLGNAVAGKRVMVIDATRCVVHTSDEKLVILQGLDDFIIVDTKDALLICQKEKEQDIKEYVADVKRNIGDQYL